The Hordeum vulgare subsp. vulgare chromosome 7H, MorexV3_pseudomolecules_assembly, whole genome shotgun sequence DNA window GCCGTTTGGTAATGTGCCACCCAGATCACATTGAATGATGTCCCCACATCCACATCCTCGCCAACGATGAGGGGGACACCGAGGAAAGGCTCGCACCATGGATTGTTTACCATGTCCTGGTGCGCTACCAAAGCGGCAAGTTCTTGAGGTACTGCAGGAAGCATGATGTATCGCCGGTGCAAGGGGTCGCATACCGCAAGATCCGTGGATTCTAGGCGATGATTTCCCCAGGGGGCGTAGCGGAGGAGGACGCGGCCGTCGCGTATGTCCTGAACGAACCAATAACCGGGTCGACGATGGGGTGATGGGACGAAAGAGAAGGTGAAGTCGGCTTTGAAGGTGAGTGCGTGGGCGGCGGCCGTGGAGGGGTGGGGCGGTTGGGCTGGGTGGAACCCCCCCTCCTCAAGGAGGACAAGAAATTGTGGGGTGTGGACGCCAAGGACACAACGGAGGAAGGATCGGTCGGTGACGAGGCGACGAAATTCGGTGCAGGCGGCGGAGATGCGGGCGAGATCTTCTATGGTGGCCAACCGGAGGAAGATCTCTGTCAGGAGATGCTCGGGGATATCCATCAGCGACAAGCCCACAACTTCGTTGTTCGCCATGGGCGAGGAGACGGGATATAGGAGGTCGGCGGGGGAGGAGGCAACCGCCCGAGGAGCTAGCCGCCGGTAGCCACTAACCAGGCGGGTGAATGCTGCCTTGAGACGATTGAGGATCGCCATCAGCGGTGAGGAAATTCTCTGCCGGCTGCGAGTGAGGTGGATTGGAGGAGGGAGAGTGGTTGGGTCGGAGGGGGCGGTCGCAGGAGTCGGCAGTCGGGAACCCTAGATGCGGCTGCGGTGTGAAGGGGCGGAGAGTGAATTGGGATGCTTTGCCGATGGAGTGGAGAGTGAAATTTTTGGTTTGTTTCTTTAGgggagagcaatttcctcattctGCCCTAGAAATgtgtccgtcattggacctagacCGTCCATCCACGTGTCTAATTTCCAGGCCCATAGAGTAATATCCTTCCAAATATCAGCACAATTAATATTTTACTTAATATATGAACGTGTAATTAATACCCTACCAAATATCAATCCATAATTAATACCTTACCAAATATCAACGTGTAATTAATATCCTACCTAATATATGTGTTCACGGACATGCACATGATTAGTACCTAACATTCTAAAAAATAAACTTCTAACCCCCGGGGGTTATGAGGCTTTAGGATTTTCGGTTCCTGCTCGCCACTACACTAGCATTGAGCTTTCTTTAATCATGCAAGTACGTCTACAACTGGGATCCCTAAACTGACCTGTGGACTGCGTGGTTAGAAAATCATGACTCGGACGGAGTCCTCAAACAGGTCGTACACGCTCAGGCTGATTACACTTCAAACCCAACCCAAAGCTGGGGCGGGTATGGGGAGGCTCAGACGTGTTGAGGCGCATCCATCACGTCGAACCGGCCCACCCTAGCGACCCCGACCTCACATAAATCCGCACCCTGAACCCTAGACCGGAGTCATCGCTCACTCTCCACTCCACTTTTCTTTATCGACTCCAGTCCCCTCCCCTTTCGATCTAAGAAGAGCGACAACACCAATTCAACGCTCGGTGACGGATCTGTTGCTGACTGGTAATTGATGATACGCAACGTAGAGCGGAACAACGGGAAGGAGCTTGCATTGTGTTCCACCGTCATGGTTGGACCGGGGTGGCAGCAAAAGCTATGGATCCACACCCACCCCCAGCTGCATGGCGCCGCAGTGCATGATGACACTAGACAGTTGCCTCTGCTCCCCGGTCAACCACCCATCGCACCACCCTTCGCCTTCTTTGTCTGCTCTGGGGGGCATCCCCCGCCACCACTGGGTCATCGTGCCTGCGTCGGCACAGATGAAGAGGAGGACGCCTGAATCTGAGGCGCGAGCCACACACCACGAGCAGCAATGGACAAGGGAGAGGGTAGCAGCAGTGGTGACGTTGTCCATGCGCaggtggatctagaggagcatctCCTCGTGATGGTCCTCCTGTGCATtccttgggacggaggagaacgaCACACGGCGGCTCTGGCACAAAAATGCATGTTATCGAGCAGACAGAGGTCAAGGCCAAGGTGGATGCAGCGGCAAAGGTGAACGTGTCTGACTGGCAAAGGCGTCAAAGTATGGCCGACGTCATCTCCTCCGCCTCTGACCTGACCAACGACTCACACGGCTCCAACTCCAACGACGATGGCCCTCCCGCCGTTGATGCCAACACAGAGGGGTACAACCGCACTGACAACCGCAAGGGGAAGGGTCTAGTGAGGAAATGGTGAATTTCTGGGCCTTTCTATATCTCGGTTTTATCTACTTTTTTAGTATGAATTAGTATTGTCGGACGATGAACTATGATCTTTTGGTTGTGATGGAGGTAAATCTTGTAGACTCGAGGTCGAGATTGCACGCTAAGGGTCTATGTATGATGGTTCGGTCTCTCCGAAGAGATAACACCCTACATCTTGTTTGTGTTTATTGCGTTGGAGTAAGTAATGTGGCCCATTCCAGAACCGACAAAGGGGGTCCTCGGCTCGGCCCACCAGGCCGCTAAACAGCGTGGGGAGAGGTCCCCCAGTCGGGACATCGTAAGTAGCCCTTGAACCTTTCTTCAGCATACCTCTCTTCATCCAAGCTTCCATTCGTTATGGATCGTCGGTCTTGAAAACTGGTTCAACGAAACTTTTCTTGGTAGTCAAGTCTTTAATGTCGTACCGCATCTGAGGCGACAAAAACTATTCCAGTCTCTGACATATGTTGGAATGTGGCTAACGAAACTGTGCATCGAAATATTCCTGGGTAGTTGTTCCTTAGGTGCATAATATTCCCCGCGCTTATGGCGTGATGACTATCTGACCTGGTTCAAACGACATAGACCGATATTATCCACCAAATAGAGATGCCTAGCAGTACTCCCCTAATAGTAATTTCGGTATCCACTTTCAACTTTATGGTCAATTCTGTACCAGAATTACTACATTTTCTAAACAATAAGTATGCTACATTTGGGAAGTTAGGGACTTTCTAGTACTTCAAAACCTTGGCATACTGTTATATGCAAATAAAATCTTCACAGCTGCAGGCGAGTTATTTTTCGTTCCaattgtttatttatttatttcattcTCTTCTCTttgtatatatattaataaatcttTTCTATGTCAGTTCGTCGCTCAAGTCTATATCATCAGTTCTATTTAGACATCTTTTTCCTGTCAGTTTAGAAGTGATACTAACTTCTCTCTTTCTTCGGTCCCTCAGTGTTGTTCGGTCAGTAATCTCTGTCCTTAGTCTTTTAGTCTCTTTTTATTTAGTTTTCGTTCTCTCTTCAATGTTTACTCTAGTTACTCACACTTTTTCATTAGTCACTCTCTTCTGTTTGTATATATTAATCAATCTTTTTTATGTCAGTTCGTCGCTCAAGTCTATATCATCAGTTCTGTATATACAACCTTTTCGTGTCAGTTTAAAAGTGATACTAACTTCTCTCTTTCGTCGGTCCTTCGATGTTGTTCAGTCACTAATCTCTGTCCCCAGTCTCTTCAGTCTCCTTTTCTTTTGTTATCATTTTCTCTTCAATGTTTACTCTAGTTCCTCACACTTTTTCATTAGTCACCTTTATTATGTCTTCTCATTTGTAATCACTACCGGAATAAGCGTTGACGCCGCCGGCCTAATCGATGCCGACGCCCCCGAAGAAACCGTCGGCGTACCTCCCACTTTGCCTACGGCCGCCGTCGGCGTATGATGTCTTCATTCTACTTTCTACTTCAATACGCCTTTTCCCTATGTCATTGTAAGTAATTTTTTAATCTTAACTATTCTGGTTATTATTAAGAGATAAGGGATGTGTGTTCAGTTTTTCATTCAGTCAGTCCACTGAGTCCATTTTTTTCATTCTAATTCTTCACTTTAGTTCATTTCTTTTTTCCATTATTCAGTCTTTTTTCTAACTTTTCTTCATTATCTATTCTTCCATCTCCCTTTcttgcactagtggaaaacgggcctttggccaggACCCTTTAgtcggcccggccacgtcgccccaattctcaatgccttcctcgaggctttagtcccggcccgtaaggagcctttagtcccggttcgtgtcccaaaccgggactaaagggctacgcggtgggcatcccgcatgtgcgccacctttagtcccggtttgtgtctcaaaccgggactaaagtcctctgcctatatatagcacaacccccctctcccctcttccttgcatttttcttggatggaagagtgtgggtgtgtgatagctctccattttttttggatgcactagaggtgtttgttgaaatgtgtgttagagcgatgccgcttcagttcaccgaacacaactacgatatgagatgcccgagccacgcttaaacctcttcctctttatttctacttattctgaaaggttagcaactatattttctcgtttagaccgtgcggtactaatttttaggatcgtgattgtatttgatatactgtcgtataacacagatgagccatccatggatgtacggtgatcgacgcacagccgcttatagagaaggcgtgcattcttttcgagatgcagccgatgcgaacaagcatggtggtggctatatgttttgtccatgtgttgaatgtcggaatgagaaggattacacttcctcaagagtcattcagagccacctgcttcggtccggttttatgtcgggctataatgtttggaccaagcacggagaaagaggggttatgatggaagacgacgatgaagaagaagagaacgatgatgacaactaccgatctatgttccctgagtatgctgataccgcaatggaagacaatgaagaagaagatcaggatgaagaacgggaaccagatgagcccgctggtgatcttggccgggtcatttctgatgcacggcgaggttgcgacacagaaaaggagaggtttcagttcgagcagatgttacaggaccacaacaaattgttgtacccaacttgtgaagatggccagaagaagctgggtagcacactggaattgctgaagtggaaggcagagaccggtgtgactgactcgtcattcgaaaagttgctggtactgatgaagaatatgcttccaagaaagaacgaattgcccgccaccacgtacgaagcaaagaagcttgtctgccctctaggattagacgtgcagaagatacatgcatgccctaatgactccaTCCTCTactgcggtgagaagtacgagaatatggataaatgcccggtatgcactgcattgcggtataagatcagaaaagatgaccctggtgatattgagggcgagccacccaggaagagggttcctgccaaggtgatgtcgtatgctcctataataccacggttgaaacgtctgttcagaaataaagatcatgcgaagttgttgcgatggcacatggaagatcgtatgaaagacgataagttgaggcacaccactGATGGTCGGcaatggagaaaaatcgagagagagttcccgagatttgcagctgatgcaaggaacttatggttaggtctgagtacaaatggcatgaatccttttggggagctgagttgcagtcacatcacctggcccgttactctatgtatctacaaccttcctccttggttgtgcatgaagcggaagttcattatgatgccagt harbors:
- the LOC123409522 gene encoding uncharacterized protein LOC123409522, whose protein sequence is MAILNRLKAAFTRLVSGYRRLAPRAVASSPADLLYPVSSPMANNEVVGLSLMDIPEHLLTEIFLRLATIEDLARISAACTEFRRLVTDRSFLRCVLGVHTPQFLVLLEEGGFHPAQPPHPSTAAAHALTFKADFTFSFVPSPHRRPGYWFVQDIRDGRVLLRYAPWGNHRLESTDLAVCDPLHRRYIMLPAVPQELAALVAHQDMVNNPWCEPFLGVPLIVGEDVDVGTSFNVIWVAHYQTAWKTAVAAAFIFSSGTGKWKSVGEFTMVSLIQYTFSRRHYAYGCFFWELNKINKELLMLDTRSMEFSTVDLPPGEWTMNIAIVEAGEGSLGMFGIRDETGGDLCFYIRRNKGHSSAQWHMEKTISLASGYRHYIKAATERYLLLAKCGE